A genomic window from Triticum urartu cultivar G1812 chromosome 7, Tu2.1, whole genome shotgun sequence includes:
- the LOC125523368 gene encoding 6-phosphogluconate dehydrogenase, decarboxylating 1-like has product MALTRIDLAGLAVMGQNLALNIAEKGFPISIYNRTTSKVDETVQRAKLEGNLPLYGFHDPASFVNSIQKPRVVIMFVKAGAPVDQTIAMLAAHLEQGDCIVDRGNEWYENTERREKAMEERGLLYLGMGVSGGEEGACHGPSMMPGGSLEAYQYIEEHGLLYLGMGVFGGEEGARHGPSMTPRGPSHLHRQPHLLA; this is encoded by the coding sequence ATGGCTCTCACCAGAATTGATCTTGCTGGCCTCGCCGTCATGGGGCAGAACCTTGCCCTCAACATTGCAGAGAAAGGCTTCCCCATCTCTATCTACAACAGGACCACCTCCAAGGTCGATGAGACCGTTCAGCGCGCCAAGCTAGAAGGAAACCTTCCTCTCTACGGTTTCCATGACCCTGCATCCTTCGTCAACTCCATTCAGAAGCCACGTGTCGTCATCATGTTTGTCAAGGCCGGCGCTCCGGTTGACCAGACCATCGCAATGCTCGCGGCACACCTGGAGCAGGGTGACTGCATCGTTGACAGAGGAAACGAGTGGTATGAGAACACGGAAAGGAGGGAGAAGGCGATGGAGGAGCGTGGACTCCTCTACCTCGGGATGGGTGTTTCCGGAGGTGAGGAGGGTGCCTGCCATGGCCCCTCCATGATGCCTGGAGGCTCGCTGGAGGCATACCAGTACATTGAGGAGCATGGACTCCTCTACCTCGGGATGGGTGTTTTCGGAGGTGAGGAGGGTGCCCGCCATGGCCCCTCCATGACTCCTCGAGGCCCGTCTCATCTCCATCGCCAGCCCCACCTCCTCGCATGA